Genomic segment of Malus domestica chromosome 15, GDT2T_hap1:
GCTCACCATCCTATTAATTACTATTAAATGAGTTTTATTTATCTATTACACAAATCATACGAAAGGGATTCTATGCAATTTATGCAGTCAAAGGTAGTTGTGTGACAATAACAGTCCAAGTTCTCCAAGAATTTTAACATATGTTGGTTTTCTCCTTTCTCTAAATAAAAAGtaatttagttgtttttgaaaGTCTTTGATTTGACCTTCGTGGATAGCGAGTTCGTACTAAATTATTATGGTGAGACTATTATTTGGCTTAATCCAAATCTCCTacactgttaatttttttttggtatttaaataaaaaaatcgtgTGACATTATCTGGCATAAAGATGGGTCAAATGGTCACCCTCACGTTCTTAGACCTGCCAAAACttattagaaaagaaaagaaacttcTCAACAATGGGGATTACATGGAAAAAATGTTAGGGAGATCATGTTCTTAATGATTTAAAGAAGGAATCCAAGCAACAACGGTGACATCATGTAATCTACAAAATATAGTTTAAGTATATAGTCTCTCTAATATCACCCTTACATGTAGCCAAAACCTCGAAGAAATAATACAATAAAGTTTAACAACTTAATTGAAATTATTTCAGTAGATGCCTTGTCGAATTCGGATTTTGGTGCGCGTTAAGCGTATCAATCATGCTTGGTGTGACTCAGCTAAATATACTTGTCAAGTACAGTTCTCTGGCTTATTTATTACCACCTGATATTATTGTTCATTCATTCATCCACAAATGCGTTAATTCCATCTCTTTGAAAGAAGAGATCAACCCGTGTACTGATGAAGAAAGAAACCAACGAGAAAGTACAGAGGCCGGAGTAGGTGGGTATTGTGACTTGCGCAGAAAGAAAGGAGAAGGTCATTGTTCTAAATGCAAGTTATATTCTAACCAAAATTAATAGAAAATCATTGCTGTCAAAAAACCTAAATCAGTAAGTCAAAAgtctttctttgaattttgaatgaaaacaGAAGTCTTCCggtaattgtaaaaaaaattatgtagttCCAAAGTGTTTACTAAACTCACACGCCTCTTAATCGTTTTTTTTTAAGCCAAGTTTTTCATTGTCTTGTGGTCATTCATGGCTACATGTGTGATGATGAAGAACTCAATTTTCTTGATCATTTTTGCATGCTTGTGGACTTGTCATGATGCAAGGGACACATTGGCACCGGGGGACACTCTTGATTCCTCGAGTTCCTTAGAATCTGCATCGGCAAAGTTCACCTTGTCTTTCGTTGAACAGCTGTATTCCAACTTCACCTATTTAGCCATCCGTCGCAATAAATACAACCCAAACAAAGCTTGGATTGGCAACAGGAACAGACCTATTTCATCATATTCATCTCCACTTCTTACCTTGGATTGGAATTACACATTGAAGATTACTCAAACGGGTGAAGATCCAATTGTCATTTGCTCTGCTCCAGAAACTAGTAATGGTACTAGTAGCGGTGTTGTGGCTACCCTTTTGGATTCCGGCAATCTTGTACTACAAGAAATGAATGGATCGAGGGTTTTTTGGCAAAGTTTTGATTATCCAACAGACACATTTTTACCGGGTATGAAGTTAGGTGTCAACCGCAGTGATGGCCACATCTGGTCACTTGTATCATATGCAGATACCTACAACCCGGCTTCGGGGCCTTTCAGTCTTGTTTGGGACCCGAATGAACatgaattgaaaatcaataaaagcGGGGTGGTTTATTGGACTAGTGGAGTCTTGAGATCAGATGgaacatttgaattttttttgcctAATGTGTCCAAGCAGAGGTACAATTTTAGCATTGTATCTAACGAACATTATGGCTACCTCACTTACACTGCTGTAGGTGATCAGAGTCTTCAACCAGAATGGGTGCTATACAGCAGTGGGATACTTCAGGAATATGATGGACAGATGAATATTGTACAAGCACAGAACTGTGATGGCTATGACACCGATGGTGGGTGCGTCCGAAGGTTCCAATCAACGAAATCCTCTGGCACAAAAATTGGTAACCATACAAGTCCAATTTCATACCACCTGATATATATTCATCCAAAAATTGAAGACAATTAATGCATACATGCATACATGTGCGTGTGTGTTATACTGATTGCATATGTTGGTAGCTAATTGTTTATGATGCAGCAGATAAATGGGTTTGGATTGGCACTTCTATAGCTGCTGCTCTAGTGCTTTGCACCGCGTACTATCTACTCCGACGAAGAAGATCAGCCCTTGCATCAGCTGGTATATTTCTTTAAATCATGTGCACCAGTAAGACAGGATTATTATTCACATCTTTGACTATTGTTGTCTCcattgaaactttaatttcttaTAATTTATCTGTATAGGTGAGAACCGGACAGAGATTGAGAACGAAATGCTTATCTTCATGAAATCTAATCGACCTACTAATGATGTTAATGGTCTCCGAAATGATGGAAAGATAGGACATCATGATTTAAGCGTTTTTAGCTATTCATCCATCTTGGCTGCCACAAGCAACTTTGCTGAAGAAAACAAGCTAGGACAAGGAGGGTTTGGACCGGTTTATAAGGTAACattttgagaaaacaaaaatTTCTGTTTCTAATTCAAATGctgtaggaaaaaaaaaagaaggaattaGCTTCATTTGCCTAAAGATGACagcaaaaacatgatatggatTATCAATTCAGGGGAAATTGGCGATGGGACAAGAAATAGCTGTGAAGAGGCTTTCGAAATGTTCAGGGCAAGGAACAtcagaattcaagaatgaactGATACTTATATATGAACTCCAACATACAAACCTGGTTCAGCTTTTCGGATTTTGCATTCATGGTGGAGAGATGATGTTGATATATGAGTATCTGCAGAACAAAAGTTTGGACCACTTTTTATTTGGTGAGGAACCAAGATACTTGATTTCATTTGTTAAATTTGATATCTGTCTTTTATGTTACTGTCAAAGTTCATAGATTACTactattaattaatattagtCCTACTTAACTCTACATATTGGACAGATCCAACCAGAGGTCTAATACTAGATTGGAAGAAGCGTTTTAGCATTCTCGAAGGAATTGCTCAAGGGTTGCTTTACCTGCACAAATACTCAAGAAAGAAAGTAATTCATAGAGATTTAAAAGCTAGTAACATACTACTTGATgaaaacatgaacccaaaaatttcagattttggtATGGCAAGGattttcacccaaaatgaattggaagcaaacacaagcaAGATTGTCGGGACACGGTAAGTATTTCTGCATCACATTGACATGGTCTTCCCCTTTTCATTGCTAAACACGCATTTTTGCAGATAAGTATActgact
This window contains:
- the LOC103453249 gene encoding G-type lectin S-receptor-like serine/threonine-protein kinase At1g67520, giving the protein MATCVMMKNSIFLIIFACLWTCHDARDTLAPGDTLDSSSSLESASAKFTLSFVEQLYSNFTYLAIRRNKYNPNKAWIGNRNRPISSYSSPLLTLDWNYTLKITQTGEDPIVICSAPETSNGTSSGVVATLLDSGNLVLQEMNGSRVFWQSFDYPTDTFLPGMKLGVNRSDGHIWSLVSYADTYNPASGPFSLVWDPNEHELKINKSGVVYWTSGVLRSDGTFEFFLPNVSKQRYNFSIVSNEHYGYLTYTAVGDQSLQPEWVLYSSGILQEYDGQMNIVQAQNCDGYDTDGGCVRRFQSTKSSGTKIADKWVWIGTSIAAALVLCTAYYLLRRRRSALASAGENRTEIENEMLIFMKSNRPTNDVNGLRNDGKIGHHDLSVFSYSSILAATSNFAEENKLGQGGFGPVYKGKLAMGQEIAVKRLSKCSGQGTSEFKNELILIYELQHTNLVQLFGFCIHGGEMMLIYEYLQNKSLDHFLFDPTRGLILDWKKRFSILEGIAQGLLYLHKYSRKKVIHRDLKASNILLDENMNPKISDFGMARIFTQNELEANTSKIVGTR